One region of Thermococcus alcaliphilus genomic DNA includes:
- a CDS encoding BtpA/SgcQ family protein → MNFKEKPLIGMVHLKPLPGSYLYQNDIDEVINHALGEAKKLERVGFDAVMIENFNDVPFSKTVEPITVASMSVIAKAIRDEISLPLGINVLRNDAIAAYSIAYATKADFIRVNVLSGVAYTDQGIIEGEAHKLARLKKLLPSKIKIFADVHVKHAYHFGDFEEALRDTIERGLADAVIISGKRTGKEVEMEKLKLAKELSSVPVLVGSGTTYENLPKLWSYADGFIVGTWIKENGDTKKDIDLERARKLVELAEKLRKGHKG, encoded by the coding sequence ATGAACTTTAAAGAAAAACCACTCATCGGAATGGTTCATCTCAAGCCTCTGCCTGGATCATACCTCTACCAAAATGATATTGACGAAGTCATTAACCATGCACTAGGAGAAGCAAAAAAATTAGAAAGAGTGGGATTTGATGCAGTAATGATTGAGAACTTTAACGATGTGCCTTTTTCGAAAACTGTTGAGCCTATAACTGTTGCCTCTATGAGCGTCATCGCAAAAGCAATAAGAGATGAAATCTCCCTCCCACTTGGCATAAATGTCCTAAGAAATGATGCCATAGCGGCTTATTCTATAGCATATGCCACAAAGGCGGATTTTATTAGAGTGAATGTCCTAAGCGGAGTTGCATATACCGACCAAGGAATAATCGAGGGAGAAGCTCATAAACTTGCAAGACTCAAAAAACTCCTCCCTTCAAAGATCAAGATTTTTGCAGACGTTCACGTTAAGCATGCCTACCACTTCGGAGATTTTGAGGAGGCTTTGAGGGATACTATTGAAAGAGGATTGGCAGATGCCGTGATAATCAGCGGAAAAAGAACGGGCAAGGAAGTAGAAATGGAGAAGCTAAAACTTGCCAAAGAACTTTCAAGTGTTCCTGTTTTGGTTGGCTCTGGGACAACTTATGAGAATTTACCAAAGCTGTGGAGCTATGCAGATGGGTTTATTGTCGGGACATGGATCAAAGAAAACGGAGACACAAAGAAGGACATCGACCTAGAAAGGGCAAGAAAGTTGGTAGAGCTGGCAGAAAAACTCCGAAAAGGACACAAAGGTTAA
- a CDS encoding ABC transporter ATP-binding protein, with the protein MVRLRLEDIEFKQADFRLDIPSLEAKPGEFLTLLGPSGCGKTTTLRIMAGFEKPDKGKIYFDDTVMNDVPPYERNIGIVFQDYALFPHMTVYDNISFGLKLRKLSKEEIKRRVSWALELVGLKGFEDRYPEQLSGGQQQRVALARALVIEPQLLLLDEPLSNLDAKIRERLRGEIKRIQKELGITTIYVTHDQEEAMAISDRIAVMSVGKIEQVGNPLDLYYNPKNEFVAKFLGLSNILEVNAEEGKAYVGSLCFEVKREGRVKIFFRPESVYIEEGDTGEIVDYELLPGRIRLKIDVEGKVIIAERFLDEIPFSIEKIPKKVGIKVKSFSILSSSP; encoded by the coding sequence AGGCGGATTTCAGGCTTGATATTCCTTCCCTAGAGGCAAAACCGGGAGAGTTTTTAACCTTGCTTGGTCCGAGTGGCTGTGGAAAGACAACAACACTTAGAATAATGGCTGGTTTTGAGAAGCCAGACAAAGGGAAGATATACTTTGATGATACCGTTATGAACGATGTTCCTCCATATGAAAGGAACATAGGCATTGTCTTTCAGGATTATGCTCTCTTTCCGCATATGACGGTTTATGACAACATCTCCTTCGGTTTAAAGCTCAGAAAGCTCTCTAAGGAAGAGATTAAAAGACGAGTCTCATGGGCTCTTGAGCTTGTAGGTTTGAAGGGATTCGAAGACCGTTATCCTGAGCAGCTGAGCGGCGGTCAGCAGCAGAGAGTTGCACTGGCAAGGGCTTTGGTGATAGAACCCCAGCTTTTGCTTTTGGATGAACCCCTTTCCAATCTCGATGCAAAAATAAGAGAAAGGCTTAGGGGAGAAATAAAAAGAATCCAAAAAGAGCTTGGAATAACTACAATCTACGTAACGCATGATCAGGAGGAAGCTATGGCAATAAGTGATAGGATAGCCGTTATGAGCGTTGGAAAGATAGAGCAGGTTGGGAATCCATTGGATCTCTACTACAACCCAAAGAATGAGTTTGTAGCCAAGTTTTTAGGTCTTTCTAACATTTTAGAGGTTAACGCAGAAGAGGGAAAAGCATATGTTGGAAGCCTTTGCTTTGAAGTTAAAAGGGAAGGGAGAGTAAAGATATTCTTCAGGCCGGAGAGCGTTTATATCGAAGAGGGGGACACGGGAGAAATAGTGGACTACGAACTGCTCCCGGGTAGAATACGGCTCAAGATTGATGTGGAGGGCAAGGTTATAATCGCAGAAAGATTCTTGGATGAGATCCCATTTTCAATTGAAAAGATACCAAAAAAAGTTGGAATAAAAGTAAAAAGCTTTTCAATACTTAGCTCATCCCCTTGA
- a CDS encoding thiamine ABC transporter substrate-binding protein, translated as MKKFAVILGLLLIATTLGCITQSQTSTESTSTVKEEQKLVIYSYDSFEYLASEVIPKFEEKYGVKVELQLIGDAGEVLNRLILEKDNPRADLVIGIDNSLLAKAIEAGVLEPYKPENINLVPENLIFDPTFHLTPYDYGYIAINYREDMVQNPPKSLEDLTKPEWKGKLVIEDPRTSSPGAAFLLWTIAVYGDDGYLYYWEKLKENDVHIVKGWTEAWTAFMNGEFPLVLSYATSPAATVYYDNITYVKAIAFEEGNYMQIEGAGIVKGAKNKELAKKFIEFMLTEDFQSAIPTNQWMYPVNPNVELPEVFKYALQPEEIKPVTLDPEYVKENFERWIKEWTALMVEGKSPEEIIASRG; from the coding sequence ATGAAGAAGTTCGCGGTTATTTTGGGACTTCTCTTGATAGCAACAACCCTTGGATGCATTACACAGAGTCAAACATCAACAGAGAGCACGAGCACGGTAAAAGAAGAGCAAAAGCTTGTTATCTACTCCTACGACAGCTTTGAATATCTAGCAAGTGAAGTAATTCCAAAATTTGAAGAGAAATACGGAGTTAAAGTTGAACTCCAGCTCATTGGAGATGCTGGAGAGGTTCTAAACAGGTTAATTCTGGAAAAAGATAACCCAAGAGCCGATCTAGTTATAGGAATAGACAACAGTCTTTTAGCAAAGGCAATCGAAGCTGGAGTACTAGAACCTTACAAACCAGAGAACATAAACCTCGTTCCAGAAAACCTCATCTTTGACCCGACGTTTCACCTAACCCCCTACGATTATGGATATATTGCAATAAACTACAGGGAGGATATGGTGCAAAATCCCCCAAAGAGTCTTGAAGACCTCACAAAACCGGAGTGGAAAGGAAAGCTCGTTATTGAAGACCCTAGGACGTCTTCTCCAGGAGCTGCATTTTTATTGTGGACAATAGCAGTATATGGAGATGATGGATATCTCTACTACTGGGAGAAGCTTAAGGAGAATGACGTCCATATAGTTAAAGGATGGACAGAAGCTTGGACAGCTTTTATGAACGGTGAATTCCCTCTAGTGCTTAGCTACGCTACATCACCAGCTGCAACAGTCTATTACGACAACATAACCTACGTTAAAGCTATAGCCTTCGAAGAGGGCAACTACATGCAGATAGAGGGAGCAGGAATAGTAAAAGGTGCAAAGAACAAAGAGCTGGCAAAGAAGTTCATAGAGTTCATGCTCACAGAAGACTTCCAAAGTGCTATTCCCACCAACCAGTGGATGTATCCCGTAAACCCGAACGTTGAACTGCCAGAAGTGTTTAAATATGCCCTTCAACCAGAAGAAATAAAACCCGTAACCCTCGACCCAGAATACGTAAAGGAGAACTTCGAACGCTGGATTAAGGAATGGACGGCTCTAATGGTAGAAGGAAAGAGCCCAGAAGAGATAATAGCTTCAAGGGGATGA